The following are encoded together in the Bradyrhizobium algeriense genome:
- a CDS encoding ABC transporter ATP-binding protein translates to MSAQAGHGASVHIEACGKTFADGTRALEPATLDIARGETLVLLGPSGCGKTTMLRIIAGLEAPDAGGRVLFDGKDMTAVPIERRNVGMVFQSYALFPNMTVSDNIGYGLKIRGIPARERAARVAELVALTNISGLENRRIDQLSGGQRQRVALARAVAIRPGILLLDEPLTALDAALRDRLRGELNRLLRALGITTIYVTHDQSEAMELGDRVVVMQKGAIAQIGTPREIYFTPRSRFVAEFIGAANIVEAAIEGGHLVLPGGRQPIRCDVDMPAAVAMIRPETIRVTSAGSASLSGIIDSVSFIGDRQRLVVSNASNRLLTVDAPNTVQAKAGERIGLSISPDAVRLLPPEN, encoded by the coding sequence ATGAGTGCGCAGGCCGGACATGGCGCCTCGGTGCATATCGAGGCCTGCGGCAAGACGTTTGCCGACGGAACCCGAGCGCTCGAACCTGCGACGCTCGACATCGCGCGTGGCGAAACGCTGGTGCTGCTCGGCCCCTCCGGCTGCGGCAAAACCACCATGCTGCGCATCATCGCGGGGCTCGAAGCGCCCGATGCCGGCGGCAGGGTGCTGTTCGACGGCAAGGACATGACGGCGGTGCCGATCGAGCGGCGCAACGTCGGCATGGTGTTCCAGTCTTACGCGCTTTTCCCCAACATGACCGTATCGGACAATATCGGCTATGGTCTAAAGATCCGCGGGATACCGGCTAGGGAGCGGGCGGCACGCGTCGCCGAACTGGTGGCGTTGACCAACATCTCCGGGCTTGAGAACCGTCGCATCGACCAGCTTTCCGGCGGGCAGCGTCAACGCGTCGCTCTGGCGCGTGCGGTTGCGATCCGGCCGGGCATCCTGTTGCTCGACGAGCCGCTGACCGCGCTCGACGCCGCGTTGCGCGATCGGCTGCGCGGCGAACTGAACCGCCTGCTGCGCGCGCTGGGCATCACCACGATTTATGTGACCCACGATCAGTCCGAGGCCATGGAGCTCGGCGATCGCGTCGTCGTCATGCAAAAGGGAGCGATTGCCCAGATCGGCACGCCGCGCGAGATCTACTTCACGCCGCGAAGTCGCTTTGTCGCCGAATTCATTGGCGCCGCGAATATCGTCGAAGCGGCCATCGAGGGCGGCCATCTCGTGTTGCCGGGCGGACGGCAGCCAATTCGCTGCGATGTGGACATGCCGGCGGCGGTCGCGATGATCCGCCCCGAAACCATTCGCGTGACGTCAGCCGGAAGCGCGTCGCTTTCGGGTATCATCGACAGCGTCAGCTTCATAGGCGACAGGCAACGGCTGGTCGTCAGCAACGCGTCCAACAGGTTGCTCACCGTCGACGCGCCGAATACGGTTCAAGCCAAGGCAGGCGAGCGCATCGGGTTGTCGATTTCGCCGGACGCCGTCCGCCTGTTGCCGCCTGAAAATTGA
- a CDS encoding ABC transporter permease — translation MRDRLILTGQLIFTLLVAAFLVVPAILSISAGVTVNYFRGIQSGVTLQWVVQVWQLYAGTILLSFVVAFATLAVTLAVGVPAAYALHVRGGRLSRIVEEIITLPLAIPGLAIALALLLTYGGFGDFRRSWLFILTGHVIFTMPFMVRSVMAVFATVDIKTLDEGAASLGASPWRRFRDVIVPNAAPGILAGSLMVVTLSLGEFNLTWMLHTPLTKTLPIGLADSYASMRLEVASAYTLIFFVMIIPLLVAMQLFAEKEQKR, via the coding sequence ATGCGCGATCGCCTGATCCTCACCGGCCAACTCATTTTCACACTGCTGGTCGCCGCATTCCTGGTTGTACCGGCGATCCTGTCGATTTCCGCCGGCGTGACCGTGAATTATTTCCGTGGCATCCAATCGGGCGTGACCCTGCAATGGGTCGTGCAGGTATGGCAGCTCTATGCCGGCACCATCCTGCTGTCCTTCGTGGTCGCATTTGCGACGCTTGCGGTAACGCTCGCCGTGGGCGTTCCCGCCGCCTATGCCTTGCATGTGCGGGGAGGGCGCCTGTCGCGGATTGTCGAGGAGATCATCACCCTGCCGTTGGCGATCCCTGGCCTGGCCATCGCGCTGGCATTGCTCTTGACCTATGGCGGGTTTGGCGATTTTCGCCGCTCTTGGCTATTCATTCTCACAGGCCATGTCATCTTCACCATGCCCTTCATGGTGCGATCGGTCATGGCCGTGTTCGCGACCGTCGACATCAAGACGCTGGACGAGGGCGCAGCATCGCTCGGTGCATCGCCGTGGCGTCGCTTCCGCGACGTGATCGTGCCCAACGCGGCGCCGGGGATATTGGCGGGCAGCCTGATGGTGGTGACGTTGTCGCTCGGTGAATTCAACCTGACCTGGATGCTGCATACGCCGCTCACCAAGACGCTGCCGATCGGACTGGCCGACAGCTATGCCTCGATGCGGCTGGAGGTGGCGTCGGCCTATACGCTGATCTTCTTCGTGATGATCATCCCGCTGCTGGTTGCAATGCAATTGTTTGCCGAGAAGGAACAGAAGAGATGA
- a CDS encoding ABC transporter permease, which produces MSHKSFVWSCLLPLAVVTAAFFLLPMARLVVTGAGGPQGLAGYLAILTEPRYRATLVNTVLLAAATTIVTLIVATIAGMFLQRHRFPGRAVLIAMLTFPLAFPGVVVGFMIILLAGRQGLIGDFSNRLFGEKLVFAYSIYGLFLGYLYFSIPRVILTIMAAVQKLDVGLEEAARSLGAGPWAVQRDVVLPALAPAFVASGAIAFATAMGAFGTAFTLATNIDVLPMLIYTEFTLAANFSISAALSVGLGIITWFILALARSFSGSAVAAAG; this is translated from the coding sequence ATGTCACATAAGTCCTTTGTCTGGTCATGCCTGCTGCCGCTTGCGGTGGTGACGGCGGCATTTTTCCTGTTGCCGATGGCGCGGCTGGTTGTAACCGGGGCAGGCGGACCGCAGGGGCTCGCGGGATATCTCGCGATCCTGACCGAGCCGCGTTACCGTGCGACGCTTGTCAACACCGTCCTGCTGGCCGCCGCGACCACTATTGTGACCCTGATCGTGGCGACGATCGCTGGAATGTTCCTGCAACGGCATCGTTTCCCGGGTCGCGCCGTTCTGATTGCGATGCTGACCTTTCCGCTGGCGTTTCCCGGCGTGGTGGTCGGCTTCATGATCATTCTCCTCGCCGGGCGGCAGGGCCTGATCGGCGATTTCTCCAACCGGCTGTTTGGCGAGAAGCTGGTCTTCGCCTATTCGATCTACGGCCTGTTTCTCGGCTATCTCTATTTTTCCATCCCGCGCGTCATTCTCACCATCATGGCCGCGGTGCAGAAGCTCGATGTCGGCCTGGAGGAAGCCGCGCGTTCGCTCGGCGCGGGCCCGTGGGCGGTGCAGCGCGATGTCGTTCTGCCGGCGCTGGCGCCGGCTTTCGTTGCTTCCGGCGCCATTGCCTTTGCGACCGCGATGGGCGCGTTCGGTACGGCGTTTACCCTGGCGACGAACATCGATGTACTGCCGATGCTGATCTATACCGAATTCACGCTGGCTGCGAATTTCTCCATCTCGGCCGCGCTGTCGGTCGGGCTTGGCATCATCACCTGGTTTATTCTTGCGCTTGCTCGCTCCTTCAGCGGAAGCGCCGTTGCGGCGGCTGGATGA
- a CDS encoding ABC transporter substrate-binding protein has translation MKTVRFVLALLALSLIAPWQSAKAADVICYNCPPEWADWASMLKAIKADLNYDIPHDNKNSGQALAQILAEKNNPVGDIGYFGVTFGMKAKAQDALEPYKPAKWDQVPAGLKDADGYWTTIHSGTLGLFVNKDALGGKPVPACWKDLLKPDYKGMVGYLDPSSAAVGYVGAVAINLALGGSEANFDPAINFFKDLRKNDPIVPKQTSYARVVSGEMPILFDYDFNAYRAKYSEKGNFEFVIPCEGSVVFPYVVGLVKNAPDKDKAKKVLDYLLSDKGQAIWTNAYLRPARPIELPEAVKKKFLPDSDYARAKNVDWGQMENVQKGFVDRYLAEVR, from the coding sequence ATGAAGACCGTCCGTTTTGTACTTGCCTTGCTGGCGCTGTCGCTAATCGCGCCCTGGCAGTCCGCCAAAGCGGCCGACGTCATCTGCTATAATTGCCCGCCGGAATGGGCGGACTGGGCTTCGATGCTCAAGGCGATCAAGGCCGATCTGAACTACGACATTCCGCACGACAACAAGAATTCCGGCCAGGCGCTGGCTCAGATCCTCGCCGAGAAAAACAATCCCGTCGGCGATATCGGTTATTTCGGTGTCACCTTCGGCATGAAGGCAAAAGCGCAGGATGCGCTTGAGCCTTACAAGCCGGCGAAATGGGACCAGGTCCCCGCCGGCCTGAAAGATGCCGACGGCTACTGGACCACGATTCATTCCGGTACGCTTGGCCTGTTCGTGAACAAGGACGCGCTCGGCGGCAAGCCGGTGCCGGCCTGCTGGAAGGATCTGCTGAAGCCGGACTATAAGGGCATGGTCGGTTATCTCGATCCGTCGTCGGCCGCGGTCGGGTATGTCGGCGCGGTCGCGATCAATCTGGCGCTCGGCGGCTCCGAGGCGAATTTCGATCCCGCGATCAATTTCTTCAAGGACCTGCGGAAGAATGATCCAATCGTTCCCAAGCAGACGTCCTACGCCCGGGTTGTCTCCGGCGAGATGCCAATCCTGTTCGACTATGATTTCAATGCCTATCGCGCGAAATACTCAGAAAAGGGCAATTTTGAATTCGTGATCCCCTGCGAGGGATCGGTGGTGTTTCCCTACGTCGTCGGCCTCGTCAAGAACGCACCCGACAAGGACAAGGCGAAGAAGGTGCTGGATTATCTCTTGTCCGACAAGGGACAGGCGATCTGGACCAACGCCTACCTCCGCCCGGCGCGGCCGATCGAATTGCCCGAAGCCGTGAAGAAGAAGTTCCTGCCTGACAGCGACTATGCGCGCGCGAAGAACGTCGACTGGGGCCAGATGGAAAACGTGCAAAAAGGCTTTGTCGACCGCTATCTCGCCGAAGTCCGTTGA
- a CDS encoding zinc-dependent alcohol dehydrogenase: protein MYQPPGVKTSPDLLIPDRMRAWVLGDPDQLLLQEKPVPVPSRAEVLIRIDAVAICATDLEIIHSGSPASIEGGLPFNKNFTPGHEYMGTVAALGPDVDEFKIGERISVEIHAGCGQCKRCRQGMYTSCLNYGKPEKGHRANGFTTDGGFAEYAVNHINTLARVPDTMSDAEATLVVTAGTSMYGLTELGGLVAGESVVVIGPGAIGLLAVAVAKALGAGPVILTGTRNRRLTIGRELGADRVVNINDEDAVEVVRQLTGGIGADYVVECAGTEATINQAIQMTNRGGKICLAAFPHDPVTMDLARLVKNNIYTFGIRGEGRSATRRAMALMAEKRFDATKIHTHTFPLADLPTALRYARERVEDAIKVVVTNRQAGAVANAAAE, encoded by the coding sequence ATGTACCAACCTCCAGGCGTGAAGACCTCGCCCGATCTTCTAATTCCTGACCGGATGAGAGCCTGGGTGCTCGGCGATCCGGATCAGCTCCTGCTGCAGGAGAAGCCAGTACCTGTGCCTTCACGCGCCGAAGTCCTGATCCGGATCGATGCCGTTGCGATCTGCGCCACCGATCTCGAAATCATTCATTCGGGATCGCCGGCCAGCATTGAAGGCGGCCTGCCCTTCAACAAGAATTTCACGCCGGGCCACGAGTATATGGGCACGGTCGCCGCGCTCGGACCCGATGTCGACGAATTCAAGATCGGCGAGCGGATCAGCGTGGAGATCCACGCCGGCTGCGGCCAGTGCAAGCGCTGCCGCCAGGGCATGTATACCTCATGTCTGAATTACGGAAAGCCGGAGAAGGGCCATCGCGCGAACGGCTTCACGACGGACGGCGGCTTTGCCGAATACGCCGTCAATCACATCAACACGCTGGCGCGGGTGCCCGACACCATGAGTGACGCGGAGGCGACGCTGGTCGTTACCGCGGGTACCTCGATGTATGGGCTGACGGAATTGGGAGGGTTGGTGGCCGGCGAGAGCGTGGTGGTGATCGGCCCGGGGGCGATCGGACTACTCGCGGTGGCCGTTGCCAAGGCGCTCGGCGCCGGCCCGGTCATCCTGACGGGAACACGCAACAGAAGGCTGACGATCGGCCGGGAACTCGGTGCCGATCGTGTCGTCAATATCAACGACGAGGACGCGGTTGAGGTCGTCAGACAACTCACCGGCGGTATCGGCGCGGACTATGTGGTCGAGTGCGCCGGCACCGAGGCGACGATCAACCAGGCCATTCAAATGACCAACCGCGGCGGAAAAATCTGCCTCGCCGCGTTTCCGCACGATCCAGTCACGATGGATCTCGCGCGTCTCGTGAAGAACAATATCTATACTTTCGGAATTCGTGGCGAAGGCCGCAGCGCCACCCGCCGCGCCATGGCGCTGATGGCGGAAAAGCGTTTCGATGCCACGAAGATCCACACGCACACATTTCCGCTGGCCGACCTGCCGACCGCGTTGCGTTATGCCCGCGAGCGCGTCGAAGATGCGATCAAGGTCGTTGTGACCAACCGGCAGGCGGGCGCGGTCGCGAACGCGGCGGCCGAATAG
- a CDS encoding xanthine dehydrogenase family protein molybdopterin-binding subunit — protein sequence MTSAQEKSETLSALDRPNSYIGRTVPRPNLDRLMQGRGLYVSDIKLPRMVHVVFLRSPHAHAKINGIDASVAKQMPGVIAVVSGNELSTVITPWVGVLSHLKGLKSAPQSAIAVERVCWQGEAVAAVVASSRAQAEDAAELVSVDYKELDAVTDMRTALDPATAVIHASLGDNLAFERNHDAGAVDQAFAECDEVVEAEFVFGRHTGVTLEPRAVVADWNAAEAKLTIYQGTQAPHMVQNIAALHLGLKESQVRVVCKDVGGSFGIKVHIYADEMATYALSKLLRRPVKFVADRVESFNTDIHARDHRCKGKIGVKRDGTITAFEIDDLTGIGPYSMYPRTSAIEANQVVNLVGGPYVTRNYRARTRVVFQNKNVMCQYRAVGHPIACSVTEGLVDLAAMKIGMDPIEIRRRNLIADDAYPGASPSGLRFEQLSHHAALAKLVKMMDYDALRAEQVVLRAKNIHRGIGIASFIEVTNPSAAFYGVGGAKISSQDGVAVRLDAQGSVICQTSITEQGQGSESLTAQIVGSVLGVSMDRVRVILGDTDNTPYGGGTWASRGAGIGGEAALQATKVLRKNILDVAAAVLQSTPGELDIVNNGVVNTIDGTPRIDLSELARIVYFRPDTLPPGIQPEFMASRHFVPREYPFAFTNGIQASWLEVDTDTGFVKLLKHWVVEDCGTIINPQLVDEQIRGGVVQGLGAALFEKCVYDERGQLTNANMADYLVPMSGEMPDIDVGHVVSPTMESELGAKGAGEAGTAGAAAAVTNAVNDALRPFGTIITEIPLTPQVVLTALGRI from the coding sequence ATGACATCAGCACAGGAAAAATCTGAAACGCTTTCCGCGCTGGACCGTCCGAACTCCTATATCGGCAGGACAGTACCGCGGCCGAATCTCGACCGGCTGATGCAGGGGCGGGGGCTCTATGTCAGCGATATCAAGTTGCCGCGCATGGTGCATGTCGTGTTCCTGCGCTCGCCGCACGCGCACGCGAAGATCAATGGCATCGACGCCTCAGTGGCCAAGCAGATGCCGGGAGTGATCGCCGTCGTCTCAGGCAACGAACTCTCGACCGTTATCACGCCGTGGGTCGGCGTACTCTCGCATTTGAAGGGCCTCAAATCCGCTCCGCAAAGCGCCATCGCCGTTGAGCGCGTGTGCTGGCAGGGCGAAGCGGTCGCGGCCGTGGTGGCGAGCAGTCGTGCTCAGGCGGAGGACGCCGCGGAGCTTGTCTCGGTCGATTATAAGGAGCTCGATGCCGTAACGGACATGCGCACCGCGCTCGATCCAGCGACAGCCGTGATTCATGCTTCGCTGGGCGACAACCTGGCTTTTGAGCGCAATCACGATGCGGGTGCCGTCGATCAAGCCTTTGCCGAATGCGACGAGGTGGTGGAGGCGGAGTTTGTTTTCGGGAGGCACACCGGCGTGACACTCGAACCGCGCGCGGTGGTGGCGGACTGGAACGCCGCGGAAGCCAAGCTGACTATCTATCAAGGCACGCAGGCGCCGCATATGGTACAAAATATTGCGGCGCTTCATCTCGGTTTGAAGGAATCGCAGGTCCGCGTGGTCTGCAAGGACGTCGGTGGCTCCTTCGGCATCAAGGTTCACATTTATGCCGACGAGATGGCGACTTATGCGCTGTCCAAGCTGCTGCGGCGTCCGGTCAAATTCGTTGCCGACCGGGTCGAGAGCTTCAATACCGACATTCATGCCCGGGACCATCGCTGCAAGGGAAAGATCGGCGTCAAGCGCGATGGCACCATTACGGCATTCGAGATCGACGATCTCACGGGCATCGGGCCCTATTCGATGTACCCGCGCACGAGCGCGATCGAGGCCAATCAAGTCGTCAATCTCGTCGGGGGTCCCTATGTGACGAGGAATTATCGCGCGCGGACCCGCGTCGTGTTCCAGAACAAGAACGTGATGTGCCAGTACCGCGCCGTCGGCCATCCGATCGCCTGCTCGGTGACGGAGGGCCTGGTCGATCTGGCGGCCATGAAGATCGGCATGGATCCGATCGAGATCCGCCGTCGCAATCTGATTGCCGATGACGCTTATCCCGGTGCTTCGCCGTCAGGTTTGCGCTTCGAGCAATTGTCGCACCATGCAGCGCTCGCCAAGCTCGTCAAAATGATGGACTACGACGCGTTGCGCGCCGAGCAGGTCGTTCTGCGGGCGAAAAATATCCATCGTGGCATAGGTATCGCCAGCTTCATCGAGGTTACGAATCCCAGTGCGGCGTTTTATGGCGTCGGCGGTGCGAAGATATCCTCGCAAGATGGCGTCGCGGTGCGGCTCGACGCGCAGGGGTCGGTGATCTGCCAGACAAGTATCACAGAGCAGGGACAGGGGTCGGAATCGCTTACCGCACAGATCGTCGGAAGTGTGCTTGGCGTTTCGATGGATCGGGTCCGCGTGATCCTGGGCGATACCGACAATACGCCGTACGGCGGAGGCACCTGGGCCTCGCGCGGCGCTGGTATCGGTGGAGAGGCCGCGCTTCAAGCCACCAAGGTGCTGCGCAAGAACATCCTCGACGTAGCGGCCGCCGTCCTGCAATCGACGCCAGGGGAGCTCGACATTGTCAACAATGGTGTCGTGAATACCATCGATGGTACGCCGCGGATCGATTTGAGCGAGCTTGCTCGCATTGTCTATTTCCGTCCCGATACGCTGCCGCCGGGCATTCAGCCCGAGTTTATGGCTAGCAGGCACTTTGTCCCGCGCGAATACCCCTTCGCCTTCACCAATGGCATTCAGGCCTCGTGGCTGGAGGTCGATACCGATACCGGCTTTGTGAAGCTGCTGAAGCACTGGGTGGTCGAGGATTGCGGCACCATCATCAATCCCCAGCTGGTCGATGAGCAGATCAGGGGCGGCGTGGTCCAGGGTCTTGGCGCCGCGCTGTTCGAGAAATGCGTGTATGACGAACGCGGCCAGCTAACCAACGCCAATATGGCCGATTACCTGGTTCCGATGTCCGGTGAAATGCCTGACATCGATGTCGGGCATGTGGTTTCACCGACTATGGAATCCGAGCTGGGCGCGAAGGGTGCGGGTGAGGCTGGCACGGCAGGTGCGGCAGCGGCGGTAACCAATGCGGTCAATGACGCACTTAGGCCGTTTGGGACAATTATCACGGAGATTCCTCTGACGCCTCAGGTTGTCCTGACCGCCTTGGGGCGAATTTAG
- a CDS encoding (2Fe-2S)-binding protein, with amino-acid sequence MTNAVAISLVVNGERVEANVLPRLNLADFLREHLELTGTHVGCEHGVCGACTVRVNGDIVRSCLLLAVQTHNAMVETIEGVSDSGEIADLQSAFRERNALQCGFCTPGMLMAAQDLLKQSPCPDREQIREHLSGNYCRCTGYQAIVDAIETTARARAGRLP; translated from the coding sequence GTGACGAATGCGGTTGCGATTTCGCTTGTCGTCAATGGTGAGCGTGTTGAAGCGAATGTGCTGCCGCGCCTGAATTTGGCGGATTTTCTTCGCGAGCATCTTGAACTGACCGGCACGCATGTCGGTTGCGAACACGGAGTGTGCGGTGCATGCACGGTCCGCGTCAACGGCGATATCGTCCGTTCCTGCCTGTTGCTTGCGGTACAGACGCACAATGCGATGGTTGAGACGATCGAGGGGGTCTCCGACAGCGGCGAGATTGCCGACTTGCAATCTGCATTCCGGGAACGTAACGCGCTGCAATGCGGCTTCTGTACGCCGGGAATGTTGATGGCGGCGCAGGATCTGCTGAAGCAATCGCCGTGTCCGGATCGAGAACAGATTCGCGAACATCTTTCCGGAAACTATTGCCGCTGTACCGGCTACCAGGCCATCGTCGACGCCATCGAGACCACAGCGCGGGCGCGCGCCGGACGCTTGCCATGA
- a CDS encoding xanthine dehydrogenase family protein subunit M gives MKASAFAYARATSVANALDLLTVHGEKARVLSGGQSLLPAMNLRLITPELIIDIGELAELRGVVVKGDILTIGALTRHADLLKSPEIAAHAPLLADAVAHVAHPAIRNRGTIGGSLAHADPASELPACMLTLGATIIARGPSGERRIAASEFFVGIYETTLTPQELLVAVELPVPPINSTHFFHEFARRHGDYAIVGLAAQAFVRDGRFADLRLGFFAVGDRPMLAASAGKLVDIAITPAVLSEAFSALDEELDPLEDHQATPAMRRHLAKVLLARCVSSLLDRPDLRTGASA, from the coding sequence ATGAAAGCCTCGGCTTTCGCTTACGCCCGCGCAACCAGCGTCGCAAATGCGCTGGATTTGCTGACCGTGCATGGCGAAAAGGCCAGGGTGCTGTCCGGCGGCCAGAGCCTGTTGCCGGCGATGAATCTGCGCCTGATCACGCCCGAACTCATTATCGATATCGGCGAATTGGCCGAGTTGCGTGGGGTCGTGGTGAAGGGAGACATCCTCACCATCGGCGCGCTGACACGCCACGCCGATCTCTTGAAATCTCCGGAAATAGCAGCCCATGCTCCCTTGCTGGCGGATGCGGTGGCCCATGTTGCCCATCCTGCGATCCGCAACCGCGGCACCATCGGGGGAAGTCTTGCGCATGCAGACCCGGCTTCTGAACTGCCTGCCTGCATGCTCACGCTCGGTGCCACCATCATTGCTCGCGGGCCAAGCGGCGAGCGGCGGATTGCGGCAAGCGAGTTCTTCGTCGGTATCTACGAAACTACGCTTACGCCGCAGGAACTTCTGGTCGCCGTCGAACTACCGGTGCCCCCGATAAATTCGACGCATTTCTTTCATGAGTTCGCCCGCCGACATGGCGACTACGCGATCGTCGGTCTCGCGGCGCAGGCCTTCGTCAGGGATGGGCGGTTTGCTGATCTTCGCCTTGGTTTCTTTGCCGTCGGCGATCGCCCGATGCTAGCCGCGTCTGCCGGCAAACTGGTCGATATCGCCATCACGCCAGCAGTATTATCCGAGGCGTTTTCTGCATTGGATGAAGAACTCGACCCTCTGGAGGATCATCAGGCGACACCTGCCATGCGCCGGCATCTGGCGAAAGTTCTGTTGGCGCGTTGCGTATCCTCGCTGCTCGATCGCCCCGATCTCCGCACGGGAGCTTCGGCGTGA
- a CDS encoding LLM class flavin-dependent oxidoreductase produces MKLGFFTMPVHPVDKDWRLSLKEDREAFLLADELGFTEAYVGEHVTDRAENITSCIAFIAWLAAATRQIKLGTGTVNMPNAHPAAIAASIAMLDHILDGRLIFGISPGGLLSDAEVFGNLEADRNAMFLEAINQVLQIWASEPPYNLQGQFWNISVEKTLIEDIGQGFIPRPLQRPHPPIVVTAVAPFSKGVMEAAARGWEPISANFLMPAWVKSHWPKYVEGCERAGRPADMANWRVAKSVFVAKDAAMAKAYATDPNGPYVYYYRSLFTKLKRGGRLELFKTRRDQPDDEVTLESICEKLIIHGTPESVADRLLAFQEETGPFGTLLYAGKDWKDSKLGRQSMILMAEKVMPRVNAGTSSGSRAAE; encoded by the coding sequence ATGAAGCTTGGGTTCTTTACGATGCCAGTCCATCCTGTCGACAAGGATTGGCGGCTTTCGCTCAAGGAGGACCGCGAGGCTTTCCTGCTGGCCGATGAACTCGGCTTCACCGAAGCCTATGTCGGCGAGCACGTCACCGACAGGGCCGAGAATATCACTTCCTGCATAGCTTTCATTGCGTGGCTCGCGGCGGCGACCAGGCAGATCAAGCTTGGCACCGGCACCGTCAACATGCCGAACGCTCACCCGGCGGCGATTGCAGCCTCGATCGCGATGCTCGATCATATTCTCGACGGCCGCCTGATCTTCGGCATCAGCCCCGGTGGCCTGCTATCGGACGCGGAAGTGTTCGGCAATCTCGAAGCGGACAGGAATGCCATGTTCCTGGAGGCGATCAATCAGGTGCTCCAGATCTGGGCCAGCGAGCCGCCCTATAATCTGCAAGGCCAGTTCTGGAACATATCGGTTGAGAAAACCCTGATCGAAGACATCGGCCAGGGCTTCATTCCGCGCCCGCTGCAAAGGCCGCACCCGCCGATCGTGGTCACTGCGGTGGCGCCGTTCTCAAAGGGTGTCATGGAAGCCGCCGCGCGCGGCTGGGAGCCGATCTCGGCAAACTTCCTGATGCCGGCCTGGGTGAAAAGCCACTGGCCGAAATACGTCGAGGGGTGCGAACGCGCCGGCCGCCCTGCGGATATGGCAAATTGGCGCGTTGCCAAGAGCGTGTTCGTCGCCAAGGACGCAGCAATGGCGAAGGCCTACGCCACTGATCCAAATGGGCCCTATGTTTATTACTATCGCTCGCTGTTCACCAAGCTGAAGCGCGGTGGCCGCCTCGAATTGTTCAAGACGCGCCGCGATCAGCCCGACGACGAGGTGACGCTGGAGTCGATTTGCGAGAAGCTGATCATTCATGGCACGCCGGAGAGCGTGGCAGATCGACTGCTGGCGTTTCAGGAGGAGACTGGGCCTTTTGGCACACTGCTCTATGCCGGCAAGGATTGGAAGGATAGCAAACTCGGACGCCAGTCAATGATCCTGATGGCCGAAAAGGTCATGCCACGAGTCAATGCCGGTACATCCAGTGGCTCCAGGGCGGCCGAATAG
- a CDS encoding polysaccharide deacetylase family protein, which yields MALNDRIPYQAQVDRPKLTLPGGKRLAVWVILNVEEWRIENAMPRTVLSPPMGQPLLPDVPNWSWHEYGMRAGFWRQFKALTDRKMPVTLALNANVCNAYPRVASAALDAGFEFMGHGFVQGPMHKVENQADAIKRSVETISKFAGKPPRSWESPGLTETEETLDLLRLNGIEYVADWVIDDLPQDIATPHGTITTIPYSVETNDIVIHALQHLPSEQFQKRCTDQFDRLYLEGASNARIMAISIHPYITGVPHRIKYLEALLDYVLGHDGVALMTASEIGDWYRAEMAKN from the coding sequence GTGGCCTTGAACGACCGCATCCCCTATCAAGCGCAAGTCGACCGACCGAAGCTGACGCTCCCCGGCGGCAAGAGGCTTGCGGTATGGGTTATCCTCAATGTCGAAGAATGGCGGATCGAGAATGCCATGCCTCGCACGGTGCTGAGCCCGCCGATGGGTCAGCCGCTATTACCAGACGTGCCGAACTGGTCATGGCATGAATACGGGATGCGCGCCGGCTTCTGGCGACAGTTCAAGGCGCTGACTGATCGCAAAATGCCGGTGACGTTGGCGCTCAATGCCAATGTCTGCAACGCCTACCCGCGTGTCGCGTCTGCTGCCCTCGACGCCGGATTCGAATTCATGGGTCACGGTTTCGTGCAAGGGCCGATGCACAAGGTCGAGAACCAGGCGGATGCCATCAAGCGCTCGGTCGAGACAATTTCCAAATTTGCGGGGAAGCCACCGCGGTCATGGGAAAGCCCGGGCCTCACGGAGACCGAGGAAACCCTTGATCTGCTTCGCCTCAACGGCATCGAGTATGTCGCTGATTGGGTGATCGACGATTTGCCGCAGGATATCGCCACGCCTCACGGCACTATCACCACAATTCCCTATTCGGTCGAAACCAACGACATCGTCATCCATGCGCTGCAGCATCTGCCTTCCGAGCAATTCCAGAAACGCTGCACCGATCAGTTCGACCGGCTATATCTCGAAGGCGCGTCGAACGCGCGGATCATGGCAATATCGATTCACCCCTACATCACCGGCGTGCCGCATCGCATCAAATATCTGGAGGCGCTGCTCGACTACGTCCTCGGTCACGACGGGGTGGCACTGATGACGGCCAGCGAGATTGGCGACTGGTATCGCGCAGAGATGGCAAAGAATTAA